The Mycolicibacterium boenickei genome has a segment encoding these proteins:
- a CDS encoding MFS transporter, with product MDLRWSWLLILGVLGLAIAVAIAWRLPVAKVQRRMRPLANVSRLTRLPEFARVQRIYLISMAVVGSMVAIAFLGALVAAARPAKLASADDGYDAAYPRDVMLCVGQPVNDPTTADFLNYWAGKAKDATSTSFGITSQNLRALPITRDNAFAEQRMRYFAGLAGIQHKLDTHQNVPVEQKLELAAGLEAFSRPVKYVDYAPSLEDTSPCAWRDSGPAAGPTAASSSTSATASSAPTTRNGRPSTTNLRCWPSRSVKGSRSTRSRGPTSNRSASPATIPCVH from the coding sequence ATGGACCTGAGATGGAGCTGGCTGCTCATCCTCGGCGTGCTGGGCCTTGCCATCGCCGTGGCCATCGCCTGGCGCCTGCCGGTGGCCAAGGTACAGCGCCGGATGCGACCACTGGCCAACGTGAGCCGCCTGACGCGGCTGCCCGAATTCGCCCGGGTCCAGCGCATCTACCTGATCTCGATGGCTGTCGTGGGATCGATGGTGGCCATCGCCTTCCTGGGCGCCCTCGTCGCCGCTGCCCGGCCTGCCAAGCTCGCATCGGCCGACGACGGCTACGACGCGGCCTACCCCCGCGACGTCATGTTGTGTGTCGGCCAGCCCGTCAACGACCCGACCACCGCTGATTTCCTGAACTACTGGGCCGGGAAGGCCAAGGACGCCACCAGCACCTCGTTCGGCATCACCTCACAGAACCTGCGTGCGCTGCCGATCACCCGGGACAACGCCTTCGCCGAGCAGCGGATGCGCTACTTCGCCGGCCTGGCCGGGATTCAGCACAAACTCGACACCCACCAGAACGTGCCGGTGGAACAGAAACTCGAACTGGCCGCCGGCCTCGAGGCGTTCTCCCGTCCCGTCAAGTACGTCGACTACGCGCCGAGCCTCGAAGACACCTCGCCATGTGCCTGGCGGGATTCGGGCCCAGCAGCGGGTCCCACCGCCGCCAGCTCGTCTACATCGGCTACAGCAAGTTCCGCGCCGACGACGAGAAACGGCCGTCCCTCTACGACCAATCTCAGGTGCTGGCCATCGCGCAGCGTGAAGGGATCCAGATCAACGCGATCTCGCGGGCCGACGTCCAACAGATCAGCCAGTCCGGCAACGATTCCCTGCGTGCACTGA
- a CDS encoding DUF58 domain-containing protein translates to MGRHLNRSRQFFGNVSRSMLQGGKHALLHTRTLEFDDLRPYVPGDDIRDINWKASARSSDTLVTKFVTEKHHKILVVCDTGRNMSALAPSGEFKRDVAGVVAGVIGMISMSRSDELGMVYGDARGSVTVRSRKGENHIEGMLEQLVSHSVGDVGESRVITQLNYVAHSHRSRLLMVVIADEPEISAELEEAVKRLAGRHELLWVAISDMPAVGADQGEMDGYDVGTGRFVPDGTTLGRAVVDAYRRAEQQRMVELDRFFERMAVPFVRIGGSVEVRNRITHLTEVYSNAR, encoded by the coding sequence ATGGGTAGGCACCTCAACCGTTCGCGGCAGTTCTTCGGCAACGTCAGCCGCAGCATGCTGCAAGGAGGCAAGCACGCGTTGCTGCACACCCGGACGCTGGAGTTCGACGACCTGCGTCCGTACGTGCCCGGCGACGACATCCGCGACATCAACTGGAAGGCCTCGGCGCGCTCCAGCGACACCCTGGTCACCAAGTTCGTCACCGAGAAGCACCACAAGATCCTGGTGGTCTGCGACACGGGACGGAACATGTCGGCGCTGGCGCCCAGCGGCGAGTTCAAACGCGACGTCGCCGGCGTGGTGGCCGGTGTCATCGGGATGATCAGCATGAGCCGTTCCGATGAGCTCGGCATGGTGTACGGGGACGCCCGCGGCAGCGTCACAGTGCGAAGCCGCAAGGGGGAGAACCACATTGAGGGCATGCTCGAGCAGCTGGTGTCGCACAGCGTCGGCGACGTCGGGGAAAGCCGCGTCATCACCCAGCTGAACTACGTCGCGCACAGCCATCGTTCACGGCTGTTGATGGTCGTCATCGCCGATGAGCCGGAGATCTCCGCCGAACTTGAGGAAGCCGTCAAGCGACTGGCCGGGCGCCACGAGCTGCTGTGGGTGGCGATCTCGGACATGCCCGCCGTCGGAGCGGACCAGGGGGAGATGGACGGCTACGACGTGGGCACCGGACGGTTCGTCCCCGACGGCACCACTCTGGGCCGGGCCGTGGTCGACGCCTACCGCCGAGCCGAGCAGCAGCGGATGGTCGAGCTCGACCGGTTCTTCGAACGCATGGCGGTGCCCTTCGTCCGGATCGGCGGCAGCGTCGAAGTCCGCAACCGGATCACGCACCTGACGGAGGTGTACAGCAATGCCCGGTGA
- a CDS encoding AAA family ATPase gives MQAVREIGYAFGAKVVGQEQLRETLLIGLLGGGHILLESVPGLAKTTAARTLSDAIAGSFQRIQCTPDLLPSDILGTQIYDSTAAEFKTQLGPVHANIVLLDEINRSSSKSQSAMLEAMEERQTTIAGTTYPLPEPFLVIATQNPVDQEGTYPLSEAQTDRFMLKEVLRYPTPDEEVEVLQRRDRGVYDRTGVPRAVVNLETIRRLQITTRNVHMDPLLMQYVSRLVHVTREPHQFLRPEVARLIEYGASPRATIAFVSAARAAALIAGRNHVLPPDIHKVAYRVLRHRLILGFEAVSAKVTPESVIDQVLQAVPVPG, from the coding sequence ATGCAGGCGGTCCGCGAGATCGGCTATGCCTTCGGTGCCAAGGTGGTGGGGCAGGAGCAACTGCGCGAGACGCTGCTGATCGGCCTGCTCGGCGGCGGCCACATTCTGCTCGAAAGCGTGCCGGGTCTGGCGAAAACCACAGCGGCGCGCACCCTCTCGGATGCGATCGCGGGGAGTTTCCAGCGGATCCAGTGCACGCCGGACCTGCTGCCCAGCGACATCCTGGGCACCCAGATCTACGATTCGACCGCCGCGGAGTTCAAGACCCAGCTGGGCCCGGTGCACGCGAACATCGTGCTGCTCGACGAGATCAACCGGTCGAGCTCGAAATCGCAGAGCGCCATGCTCGAAGCGATGGAGGAACGCCAAACCACCATCGCGGGAACGACATACCCGCTGCCCGAGCCGTTCCTGGTGATCGCCACCCAGAACCCCGTCGACCAGGAGGGCACCTACCCGCTGTCGGAAGCCCAGACCGACCGGTTCATGCTCAAAGAGGTCCTGCGGTACCCGACGCCCGACGAGGAGGTCGAGGTGCTGCAGCGCCGAGACCGCGGGGTCTACGACCGCACGGGCGTGCCGCGGGCGGTCGTCAACCTGGAAACCATTCGGCGCCTGCAGATCACCACCCGCAACGTGCACATGGACCCGCTGCTGATGCAGTACGTCAGCCGGCTCGTCCACGTCACCCGTGAACCGCATCAGTTCCTGCGCCCGGAGGTGGCCCGGCTGATCGAATACGGCGCCAGCCCGCGCGCCACGATCGCCTTCGTCAGCGCGGCGCGCGCCGCCGCGCTGATCGCCGGTCGCAATCACGTTCTGCCGCCGGACATCCACAAGGTGGCCTACCGGGTGTTGCGACACCGGCTCATCCTCGGCTTCGAGGCAGTCAGCGCCAAGGTCACCCCGGAGTCCGTGATCGACCAGGTGCTGCAAGCGGTCCCGGTACCCGGATAG
- a CDS encoding DUF4878 domain-containing protein, with amino-acid sequence MTNFGGDNPIGGSGGAPQPPQAFPPPPPYVPGPPTGSGGFGGGFGAPPPGPSGPPPFSGGGYPNPPGNAPFPGGAPAFGAPSFQPPSYSAPPKNRRRLFGIVAGAVVVIVAVVVGIVVSVGDSDSDATTAGGAVKGYLKALAKGDAEKALSFGINEPPDKTFLTDEVLKKQIEKMPITDVRIVGEDSSTVHVLANFGDQALDEEIPVKQSSDGLFKVEYPTYSLNFGKDKAEGSSALLESVSIFGKPLPASGIAYLFPGAIEVTSTNPNIDLKYGRDAYLLSGTSYKEPEERADFALEVSEEGKKAADKAILDAMTECAKSTSLSPPNCPQGDAYIRSYYLVDGTARWTPPTNTDKVMLRIGSQVYGDGLDGHADITGAVDFKLSAQGIDPRDTITDENVRIELRGYVDLTKNPPTYIYEKD; translated from the coding sequence GTGACCAACTTCGGGGGAGACAATCCCATCGGTGGCAGCGGTGGTGCGCCGCAGCCACCGCAGGCCTTCCCGCCGCCACCTCCGTATGTACCCGGACCCCCAACGGGGAGCGGTGGTTTCGGTGGCGGCTTCGGCGCCCCGCCGCCCGGCCCCTCCGGCCCACCGCCGTTCTCCGGTGGTGGCTACCCGAATCCGCCGGGCAACGCGCCCTTTCCGGGTGGCGCACCCGCCTTTGGCGCCCCGTCCTTCCAGCCGCCGTCCTACAGCGCCCCGCCCAAGAATCGGCGCAGGCTGTTCGGCATCGTCGCCGGTGCGGTGGTGGTCATCGTCGCGGTGGTCGTCGGGATCGTTGTGTCCGTCGGGGATTCCGATTCGGATGCCACCACGGCCGGCGGCGCGGTCAAGGGCTATCTGAAGGCGCTGGCAAAAGGTGATGCCGAAAAGGCACTGTCGTTCGGCATCAACGAACCGCCCGACAAGACCTTCCTCACCGACGAGGTGCTCAAGAAGCAGATCGAGAAGATGCCGATCACCGATGTCCGGATCGTCGGCGAGGACAGCAGCACCGTGCATGTCCTGGCCAATTTCGGCGACCAGGCGCTCGATGAGGAGATCCCGGTCAAGCAGTCGTCCGACGGGTTGTTCAAGGTCGAATACCCGACGTACTCACTGAATTTCGGTAAGGACAAGGCCGAGGGCTCCAGCGCGCTGCTGGAGTCGGTGAGCATTTTCGGCAAGCCGCTGCCCGCCTCGGGCATCGCCTACCTGTTCCCCGGGGCGATCGAGGTGACCAGTACCAACCCGAACATCGACCTGAAGTACGGGCGGGACGCTTACCTGCTGTCCGGAACCTCGTACAAGGAGCCCGAGGAGAGGGCGGACTTCGCACTGGAAGTCAGCGAGGAGGGGAAAAAGGCTGCCGACAAGGCGATTCTGGACGCGATGACCGAGTGCGCCAAGTCCACGTCGCTCTCGCCGCCCAACTGCCCACAGGGCGACGCCTACATTCGCAGCTACTACCTCGTCGACGGGACCGCACGCTGGACGCCGCCGACCAACACCGACAAGGTGATGCTGCGAATCGGGTCGCAGGTCTACGGGGACGGACTCGACGGCCACGCCGACATCACCGGCGCTGTCGATTTCAAGCTGAGCGCACAGGGTATCGACCCGCGCGACACCATCACCGACGAGAACGTGCGGATCGAACTGCGCGGCTATGTCGATCTCACCAAGAATCCCCCGACCTACATCTACGAGAAGGACTAG
- a CDS encoding DUF4878 domain-containing protein gives MTPTPGRPGNNRKPLIITAGATVAVLTVIAVILAFLMNKGEDGGSFNPSGSPVDVAKAYLEALSRGDAQAALDLSATEPATTAFLTNDILKMQLEKLPITDAEVVEQKDLPDADKRTAVVKVAAKFGGQRTEGELDMVVVDNQWKLATAFVNGTTEDIAGYGDAEADAALTVFGKPLPKSKHFYVFPGYLQMGAATPYLNINALPPTTFEDIRTFMPTTVEPKFSMSEQGLKAAQDALRAWIDKCLNPGGDKSDDCKTLVNGSWASLYDPSTIRVSRPYDLPPDLFRLPDHTSLVQIGSLSVPINVVQKSTGQPVDVDLGISDQVKVNLGEQPPRVFLDR, from the coding sequence GTGACGCCGACTCCGGGGCGGCCGGGCAACAACCGCAAGCCGCTGATCATCACCGCCGGGGCCACCGTCGCGGTGCTCACCGTGATCGCGGTCATCCTGGCGTTCCTGATGAACAAGGGCGAGGACGGCGGCAGCTTCAATCCCAGCGGATCACCGGTCGACGTCGCCAAGGCGTACCTGGAAGCGCTGTCGCGGGGTGACGCCCAGGCGGCGCTGGATCTGAGCGCGACGGAACCGGCGACCACTGCCTTCCTGACCAACGACATCTTGAAGATGCAGTTGGAGAAGCTGCCGATCACCGATGCCGAGGTGGTCGAGCAGAAAGACCTGCCCGACGCCGACAAGCGGACGGCCGTGGTGAAGGTCGCCGCGAAGTTCGGTGGCCAGCGCACCGAAGGCGAACTCGACATGGTCGTGGTCGACAACCAGTGGAAGCTGGCCACGGCATTCGTCAACGGCACCACCGAAGACATCGCCGGATACGGAGACGCGGAGGCGGACGCTGCCCTGACGGTGTTCGGCAAGCCATTGCCGAAGAGCAAGCACTTCTACGTGTTTCCCGGCTACCTCCAGATGGGCGCTGCCACCCCGTATCTCAACATCAACGCGCTCCCGCCGACCACCTTCGAAGACATCAGAACGTTCATGCCCACCACGGTCGAGCCGAAGTTCTCGATGAGCGAACAAGGGCTCAAAGCCGCCCAAGACGCGCTGCGGGCATGGATCGACAAGTGCTTGAACCCGGGCGGCGACAAATCCGATGACTGCAAGACACTCGTCAACGGCAGCTGGGCGTCGTTGTACGACCCGAGCACGATCCGGGTGAGCCGCCCGTACGACCTGCCACCGGACCTCTTCAGGCTTCCCGATCACACCAGCCTGGTGCAGATCGGCAGCCTCAGCGTCCCGATCAATGTGGTGCAGAAGTCCACCGGGCAGCCGGTCGACGTCGATCTCGGGATCTCGGACCAGGTCAAGGTGAACCTCGGCGAGCAGCCGCCGAGAGTGTTCCTGGACCGGTGA
- a CDS encoding sensor domain-containing protein, with protein MVGLLGAVLLLAGCSQSVGGSADEATTSAAAPAPPTAPGADPIASARAALLTPGELGEIIGDTDMKQTATFSQPGQSSNGIEPRDCAARLLFQEAVGADGYQAVVGDNTRGARGQSAAQLIQVFPETSPVWPEPGRQALRVAGNTVRMMNDEQCRAGVVFTTTAKDVTQHWTAGPVTADNPEALPDPRRDTARGGGGVARQGAQARNCYHAVLARGSAVVESIVCGDGDSQAQANQVIDRIAAKLPAPK; from the coding sequence GTGGTGGGTTTGCTTGGAGCCGTTCTGCTGTTGGCGGGATGCTCGCAGAGTGTCGGTGGCTCGGCCGACGAGGCCACGACGTCGGCGGCCGCTCCGGCTCCGCCCACTGCCCCGGGAGCGGACCCGATCGCGTCGGCGCGCGCGGCGCTGCTGACCCCGGGCGAGCTGGGTGAGATCATCGGCGACACCGACATGAAGCAGACCGCGACGTTCAGTCAACCCGGGCAGTCTTCGAACGGCATCGAGCCCCGTGACTGCGCGGCCCGCCTGCTGTTTCAGGAGGCCGTGGGTGCCGACGGCTACCAGGCCGTGGTCGGCGACAACACCCGCGGCGCGCGGGGCCAGTCGGCGGCCCAGCTGATCCAGGTGTTTCCGGAGACTTCACCGGTGTGGCCGGAGCCGGGCCGTCAGGCACTGCGGGTGGCCGGCAACACCGTGCGGATGATGAACGACGAGCAGTGCCGCGCGGGCGTCGTCTTCACCACCACCGCCAAGGACGTCACCCAGCACTGGACCGCCGGGCCGGTCACCGCGGACAACCCGGAAGCCCTGCCCGACCCGCGCCGCGACACCGCCCGCGGGGGCGGCGGCGTCGCGCGGCAGGGAGCGCAGGCCCGCAACTGCTATCACGCCGTCCTGGCCCGCGGCAGCGCCGTCGTCGAGTCGATCGTCTGCGGGGACGGCGACTCGCAGGCGCAGGCCAATCAGGTCATCGACCGGATCGCAGCCAAGCTGCCGGCGCCGAAGTAG